In a genomic window of Streptomyces noursei ATCC 11455:
- a CDS encoding RNA degradosome polyphosphate kinase, whose product MTQQRSAQAPAQPEMPSQESPRVADSSVQQPSVQPSVGSIAAHRPNAVRRAISGLEPDLDADPDAYDDHGVPGANGEELPSGRFLDRERSWLAFNERVLELAEDPATPLLERANFLAIFASNLDEFFMVRVAGLKRRIATGVATRSASGLQPREVLEQIWTRSRELMARHAACFQQDIAPELADQGIHLIRWPELTEKEQARLFTLFRQQIFPVLTPLAVDPAHPFPYISGLSLNLAVVVRNPVSGHDHFARVKVPPLLSRFLEASPQRYVPIEDVIAAHLEELFPGMEVRAHHMFRVTRNEDLEVEEDDAENLLQALEKELMRRRFGPPVRLEVEESIDPAVLDLLVQELKVSESEVYPLPGPLDLTGLFGIGALDRPELKYPKFVAGTHRDLAEVESASAPDVFAALRARDVLLHHPYDSFSTSVQAFLEQAAADPNVLAIKQTLYRTSDHSPIVDALIDAAESGKQVLVLVEIKARFDEQANIKWARKLEEAGCHVVYGLVGLKTHCKLSLVVRQEGETLRRYSHVGTGNYHPKTARLYEDLGLLTADPQVGADLSDLFNRLSGYSRRETYRRLLVAPTSLRDGLIQRINKEAAHHRAGRPAYVRIKVNSMVDEAVIDALYRASQAGVPVDIWVRGICALRPGVAGLSETIRVRSVLGRFLEHSRVFAFGNGGEPEVWLGSADMMHRNLDRRIEALVRVTDPAHRAALNRLLETGTSDSTSSWHLGPDGNWTRHAVDADGTPLRNVQEMLIDARRRRRGPAT is encoded by the coding sequence ATGACCCAGCAGCGCAGCGCTCAGGCCCCGGCCCAGCCTGAGATGCCGTCCCAGGAATCGCCGAGGGTGGCAGACTCCTCGGTGCAGCAGCCCTCGGTGCAGCCGTCGGTGGGCTCGATCGCCGCGCACCGCCCGAACGCCGTTCGTCGCGCCATCTCCGGGCTGGAGCCCGACCTGGACGCCGATCCGGATGCCTACGACGACCACGGCGTCCCGGGTGCGAACGGCGAGGAGCTGCCCAGCGGGCGTTTCCTGGACCGGGAGCGCAGCTGGCTGGCGTTCAACGAGCGGGTGCTGGAGCTGGCCGAGGACCCGGCCACCCCGCTGCTCGAACGGGCGAACTTCCTTGCGATTTTCGCCAGCAATCTGGACGAGTTCTTCATGGTCCGGGTCGCCGGCCTCAAGCGGCGGATCGCGACCGGGGTCGCCACCCGCTCCGCCTCCGGGCTCCAGCCCCGCGAGGTGCTGGAGCAGATCTGGACGCGCTCCCGGGAGCTGATGGCGCGGCACGCCGCCTGCTTCCAGCAGGACATCGCCCCGGAACTCGCTGACCAGGGCATTCACCTGATCCGCTGGCCCGAACTGACCGAGAAGGAGCAGGCCCGGCTGTTCACGCTGTTCCGGCAGCAGATCTTCCCGGTGCTCACGCCGCTGGCGGTGGACCCGGCGCACCCCTTCCCGTACATCTCCGGGCTGTCGCTGAACCTCGCCGTGGTCGTCCGCAACCCGGTCAGCGGGCATGATCACTTTGCGAGAGTGAAGGTTCCGCCGCTGCTCTCCCGCTTCCTGGAAGCCTCCCCGCAGCGCTACGTCCCCATCGAGGACGTGATCGCCGCCCACCTGGAGGAGCTGTTCCCGGGGATGGAGGTGCGGGCGCACCACATGTTCCGGGTGACCCGCAACGAGGACCTGGAGGTGGAGGAGGACGACGCCGAGAACCTCCTCCAGGCCCTGGAGAAGGAGCTGATGCGGCGGCGCTTCGGGCCGCCCGTCCGCCTGGAGGTCGAGGAGTCCATCGACCCGGCCGTGCTGGACCTGCTGGTCCAGGAGCTGAAGGTCTCCGAGTCCGAGGTCTACCCGCTGCCCGGCCCGCTCGACCTGACCGGCCTGTTCGGCATAGGGGCACTGGACCGCCCGGAGCTGAAGTACCCCAAGTTCGTGGCGGGCACCCACCGCGACCTGGCGGAGGTGGAGTCGGCGTCCGCGCCCGACGTCTTCGCCGCGCTGCGCGCCCGCGACGTCCTGCTGCACCACCCCTACGACTCGTTCTCCACCTCCGTGCAGGCGTTCCTGGAGCAGGCCGCGGCCGACCCGAACGTGCTCGCCATCAAGCAGACCCTCTACCGCACCTCCGACCACTCCCCGATCGTGGACGCCCTGATAGACGCCGCGGAGTCCGGCAAACAGGTGCTGGTCCTGGTCGAGATCAAGGCGCGCTTCGACGAGCAGGCCAACATCAAGTGGGCCCGCAAGCTGGAGGAGGCCGGCTGCCACGTCGTCTACGGCCTGGTCGGGCTGAAGACGCACTGCAAGCTGTCCCTGGTGGTCCGCCAGGAGGGCGAGACCCTGCGCCGGTACTCCCACGTGGGGACCGGCAACTACCACCCCAAGACGGCCAGGTTGTACGAGGACCTGGGGCTGCTGACCGCGGACCCCCAGGTGGGAGCCGACCTCTCCGACCTCTTCAACCGGCTCAGCGGCTACTCCCGGCGGGAGACCTACCGCCGGCTGCTGGTGGCGCCCACCTCGCTGCGCGACGGGCTGATCCAGCGGATCAACAAGGAGGCCGCGCACCACCGGGCGGGCCGCCCCGCCTATGTCCGCATCAAGGTCAACTCGATGGTCGACGAGGCGGTCATCGACGCGCTCTACCGGGCCTCGCAGGCCGGTGTGCCGGTCGACATCTGGGTGCGCGGCATCTGCGCGCTGCGCCCCGGGGTCGCCGGGCTGAGCGAGACCATCCGTGTCCGCAGCGTGCTGGGTCGCTTCCTGGAGCACTCCCGGGTCTTCGCCTTCGGCAACGGCGGCGAGCCCGAGGTGTGGCTGGGCAGCGCCGACATGATGCACCGCAACCTCGACCGGCGGATCGAGGCGCTGGTACGGGTCACCGACCCGGCCCACCGGGCGGCCCTCAACCGGCTGCTGGAGACCGGTACTTCGGACTCCACCTCGTCCTGGCACCTGGGCCCGGACGGCAACTGGACCCGGCACGCGGTGGACGCGGACGGCACCCCGCTGCGGAACGTACAGGAAATGCTCATCGACGCCCGGAGGCGCCGGCGTGGCCCAGCGACATGA
- a CDS encoding GNAT family N-acetyltransferase, which produces MLRPSTPPIPPLPPLPPLPFTPAYPLRTERLDLRPVRHDDFDAVYAYQRRPEVCRYLYWGPHDEAASRASVADKTTRTTLRESGDYLQLAVVVHETGTLVGDVTFFYTSRRHRQGGIGYVFNPEHAGRGYATEAARALLELGFEQLGLHRIQAELDGRNTASAALLERLGMRREGHLRENEFLDGEWSDEVVYAMLAREWRAGRERPSESP; this is translated from the coding sequence GTGCTCAGACCTTCCACACCGCCCATACCGCCGCTCCCCCCGCTGCCGCCGCTCCCGTTCACCCCCGCCTACCCACTGCGGACCGAGCGCCTGGACCTCCGCCCCGTACGCCACGACGACTTCGACGCCGTCTACGCCTACCAGCGTCGCCCCGAGGTCTGCCGTTACCTCTACTGGGGCCCGCACGACGAGGCCGCCTCCCGCGCCTCCGTCGCCGACAAGACGACCCGCACCACGCTGCGCGAGTCCGGCGACTACCTCCAGCTCGCCGTCGTCGTCCATGAGACCGGCACCCTGGTCGGCGACGTCACCTTCTTCTACACCAGCCGCCGGCACCGCCAGGGCGGCATCGGCTATGTCTTCAACCCCGAGCACGCCGGTCGGGGCTACGCCACCGAGGCCGCCCGCGCCCTGCTGGAGCTGGGCTTCGAGCAGCTCGGACTGCACCGCATCCAGGCCGAGTTGGACGGTCGCAACACCGCCTCCGCCGCACTGCTGGAGCGCCTGGGCATGCGCCGCGAGGGCCATCTGCGGGAGAACGAGTTCCTGGACGGCGAGTGGAGCGACGAGGTGGTCTACGCGATGCTGGCGCGCGAGTGGCGCGCCGGGCGGGAGCGCCCCTCGGAGTCCCCCTGA
- the mshD gene encoding mycothiol synthase: MGRTGRRIQVVDELAPEGAAAVLELIERAARTDGQPAVSEQGRLQLRGGRREGVRHLMVYAPGESGEELVGYGQLEDTDPVEAPAAELVVHPGYRGRGHGRALGGELLVQSGRRLRVWAHGGHPAARHLAQTLGLTMFRELRQMRRSLADLDLPEPVLPDGVTVRTFQPETDDAAWLEVNAAAFAHHPEQGSLTQRDLDDRKGEPWFDPKGFFLAEREGSLVGFHWTKVHAEEGLGEVYVLGVQPGAQGGGLGKALTAIGLRHLAAQGLATAMLYVDADNVAAVTVYERLGFVTHETDLMYRSET, encoded by the coding sequence ATGGGTCGGACCGGTCGCAGGATCCAGGTGGTCGACGAGCTCGCGCCGGAAGGGGCCGCGGCCGTCCTTGAGCTGATCGAACGGGCCGCGCGGACGGACGGGCAACCGGCCGTGTCCGAGCAGGGGCGGCTCCAGCTGCGGGGCGGTCGGCGCGAGGGCGTGCGGCATCTGATGGTGTACGCGCCCGGCGAGAGCGGTGAGGAGCTGGTCGGGTACGGGCAGCTGGAGGACACCGACCCGGTGGAGGCGCCGGCCGCCGAGCTGGTCGTCCACCCGGGGTACCGCGGTCGCGGCCACGGCCGGGCGCTCGGCGGCGAGCTGCTCGTCCAGTCCGGGCGCCGGCTGCGGGTGTGGGCGCACGGCGGGCACCCGGCCGCCCGGCACCTGGCGCAGACCCTGGGGCTGACGATGTTCCGCGAGCTGCGGCAGATGCGGCGGTCGCTGGCGGACCTGGACCTGCCGGAGCCGGTGCTCCCCGACGGGGTGACGGTGCGGACCTTCCAGCCGGAGACCGACGACGCGGCCTGGCTGGAGGTCAACGCGGCGGCCTTCGCGCACCACCCCGAGCAGGGCTCGCTGACCCAGCGCGACCTCGACGACCGTAAGGGCGAGCCGTGGTTCGACCCCAAGGGCTTCTTCCTCGCGGAGCGGGAGGGCTCGCTGGTCGGCTTCCACTGGACGAAGGTGCACGCCGAGGAGGGCCTGGGCGAGGTGTACGTCCTCGGGGTGCAGCCGGGCGCGCAGGGCGGCGGCCTGGGCAAGGCGCTGACCGCGATCGGGCTGCGGCACCTGGCGGCGCAGGGGCTGGCGACCGCGATGCTCTACGTGGACGCGGACAACGTGGCCGCGGTGACGGTCTATGAGCGGCTGGGGTTCGTCACCCACGAGACCGACCTGATGTACCGGTCGGAGACGTGA
- a CDS encoding bifunctional metallophosphatase/5'-nucleotidase, with protein sequence MPPTPQRRRLARGLAAGAAVLATAAGVTLTTTALPAGADSGRAHRPAGTVDVQLLSFNDFHGNLEPPQGSSGTVEELQADGTKKTVPAGGVEYLAQSLRTARKGHPYSVTAAAGDMIGASPLLSGLFHDEPTIEAMNKLGLDVTSVGNHEFDEGRTELTRMQHGGCHPKDGCYEKGKTFKGADFPYLAANVTDDRTGKPILKPYTVWQHKGVKIGFIGVTLKGTPDIVNADGVKGLTFHGEVETINKYAKVLDRQGVKAIVALIHEGGLPASTSYNANCDSPGPGAGISGPIVDIAKHVSPTVDALVTGHTHQSYTCTIPDPAGHPRTVTSAASYGRLYTDTTLTYDRRTHDIVRTAVHGPHAANHVVDRTQPKAADMTSLIARWNKLAAPVADKPVGYISADINGRGAGTPEEPLGDVIADAQLAATQDTGKGGAQLALMNPGGIRSDLAYKASGDEGDGVVTYAEAFTVQPFTNMTNVVDLTGAQLLTALQQQVSGPNEASPKILQISRGLTYTLDMTKTGAARVVADSVKLDGAALDPAKTYRVAMNEFLAGGGDGFPALKQGTNKYVGPSDLDALTAYLTAHSSPTDPLAPPKADRITVVK encoded by the coding sequence ATGCCACCGACACCTCAACGGCGCCGTCTCGCCCGCGGATTGGCGGCCGGCGCCGCCGTGCTCGCCACCGCCGCGGGCGTCACCCTGACCACCACCGCCCTGCCCGCCGGCGCCGACAGCGGCCGCGCGCACCGCCCGGCCGGCACGGTCGACGTCCAGTTGCTCTCCTTCAACGACTTCCACGGCAACCTCGAACCGCCGCAGGGCTCCTCCGGCACCGTCGAGGAGCTCCAGGCCGACGGCACCAAGAAGACCGTCCCGGCCGGCGGCGTCGAGTACCTGGCGCAGTCCCTCCGCACCGCCCGCAAGGGCCACCCGTACTCCGTCACCGCGGCGGCCGGCGACATGATCGGCGCCAGCCCGCTGCTCTCCGGCCTCTTCCACGACGAGCCGACCATCGAGGCGATGAACAAGCTCGGCCTCGACGTCACCTCCGTCGGCAACCACGAATTCGACGAGGGCCGGACCGAGTTGACGCGGATGCAGCACGGCGGCTGCCATCCCAAGGACGGCTGCTACGAGAAGGGGAAGACCTTCAAGGGCGCCGACTTCCCCTACCTCGCCGCCAACGTCACCGACGACCGGACCGGCAAGCCGATCCTCAAGCCGTACACGGTCTGGCAGCACAAGGGCGTCAAGATCGGCTTCATCGGTGTGACGCTCAAGGGCACGCCGGACATCGTCAACGCCGACGGCGTCAAGGGCCTGACCTTCCACGGCGAGGTCGAGACGATCAACAAGTACGCCAAGGTCCTCGACCGCCAGGGCGTCAAGGCGATCGTCGCCCTCATCCACGAGGGCGGCCTGCCCGCCTCCACGTCCTACAACGCCAACTGCGACAGCCCCGGCCCGGGCGCGGGCATCTCGGGCCCGATCGTCGACATCGCCAAGCACGTCAGCCCCACGGTCGACGCCCTCGTCACCGGCCACACCCACCAGTCCTACACCTGCACCATCCCCGACCCGGCCGGTCACCCCCGCACGGTCACCTCCGCCGCCTCCTACGGCCGCCTCTACACCGACACCACCCTCACCTACGACCGCCGGACCCACGACATCGTCCGCACCGCGGTGCACGGCCCGCACGCGGCCAACCACGTGGTCGACCGCACCCAGCCCAAGGCCGCGGACATGACGTCCCTGATCGCCCGCTGGAACAAGCTGGCCGCCCCGGTCGCCGACAAGCCCGTCGGCTACATCTCCGCCGACATCAACGGCCGCGGCGCCGGCACCCCCGAGGAACCCCTGGGCGACGTCATCGCCGACGCCCAACTGGCGGCCACCCAGGACACCGGCAAGGGCGGCGCCCAGCTCGCGCTGATGAACCCCGGCGGCATCCGCTCCGACCTCGCCTACAAGGCGTCGGGCGACGAGGGCGACGGCGTCGTCACCTACGCCGAGGCGTTCACCGTCCAGCCGTTCACCAACATGACCAACGTCGTGGACCTGACCGGCGCCCAGCTGCTGACCGCCCTCCAGCAGCAGGTCAGCGGCCCCAACGAGGCTTCCCCCAAGATCCTCCAGATCTCCCGGGGCCTCACCTACACCCTCGACATGACCAAGACCGGCGCCGCCCGCGTCGTCGCCGACTCCGTCAAGCTCGACGGCGCCGCCCTGGACCCCGCCAAGACCTACCGGGTCGCCATGAACGAGTTCCTGGCCGGCGGCGGCGACGGCTTCCCCGCCCTCAAGCAGGGCACGAACAAGTACGTCGGCCCGTCGGACCTCGACGCCCTCACCGCCTACCTGACGGCCCACTCGTCCCCGACCGACCCGCTGGCCCCGCCGAAGGCGGACCGCATTACCGTGGTGAAGTAG